The window TCAGGACAAATTGCCCTCACTCCAGCAGGTGAAATGCTTAGCGGTGATGTGAAAGTGCAATGTGCACAAGTGATGTCCAATTTGAAAGCGGTTCTCGAAGCATCTGGTAGCTCGTTGGATAAAGTGGTTAAGACTACTATTTTTCTCGATAATATGGATGATTTTGTGGCTGTGAATGCTATTTATGCAGAGGCATTTCGCGATCATAAACCGGCACGCTCTACCGTTGCGGCAAAAACATTGCCGAGAAATGCTTTAGTGGAGATTGAAGCGATAGCAATGATCTAATCAATTAGGGGTTTATAAACCTTTAAAGAACTTATAACATTTCACAAGTTCTTTTGGTCACTATTATGCAGGTATAACACCTAGCACCTGTATTCCTGTTTGAATCCAGAGATCAGGTGCTGTTGTATCACCCATATCATAGGTAAAATAATTAATTCCACCAATATTTTCAGTACCTATTTGGTAAGCAGGATTTGTCATGGTAACTGTATCGTTAGCATTTCCCGTAATATAAAGGGTATGATTTTCATTAAGAGAAAGCAGATTGCTAAAGTTTAAAATTAGGCTGTTGTGATCATTTGAATTATAATCTAAACTAATTTTTTCAATGCTGGCTATTTTAGTATTGTCTATAGCGGTTAGATCTAGTGTGATTGAACTAGCATCTAATACTAGTGTATCCATTTCTGTACCTCCATTGATTTGCATGTGATGATCATTATTATCGCTTAATGAAGTGATATTTGATTCATTAAGAATCAAGGTATCATCGTATGCTCCTGAAAATAATACATCAGATCCCCCATTCCCTATTATCACATCGTATCCATACCCTCCAAGAATAATATCATTAGACGACGTACCAGTTAAGATATCGTTACCACTAGTACCTAAAATATCTACCATGCCGGATAAAATAGATAATGTATGGGATTGGAGATTGCTAGCGTCAGTAAGTGCTTGTTGTCCATCTGTACGTGCACTATCAGCGATTCCATTGAGGGTAACAATTGTCGCTTGAGCTACATCAAGAGCTGTTTGTTCCATGGTAGTATCTTCGTTTGCGGCAACTGCTTTATCGTAGGCGTCTTGGACAATACTGAGAGTGTTTTGAGCTTCCATGGATGCATATTGTATATCCATCATGTTTGATATCATGTTTGCATAATTTAGGGCTGCGTCTACAGCATCCTGAGCAGTGATATCCGCATCAACAAGGGTTTGAATATTATTGATGTTTATTGCATTTTGCGCTGTCGTTGCTGTAGCAAGTGCCGTAGTTGCATTATTTGCGAAATGGTTGTGCGTCATAGTGTAGTTTTGATTTGTCCCTTCGACTAGTATCTGTGTGTTATGTACATTATTTTGTGCATTATCCAGTGCAGATGCTACGATTGCATCAGTTGCTGCTTCGGTTGCGGTTTGGAGATCAAGCGCTGCGGTAAGTGCTTGTTGTCCTGTTTGTTGTGCATTTATTTGCGCTACATGGACGCTATCAACAAGTCCATTAGCTGTAGTGACTGCGCTGTGTGCTGCATCAAGAGCGGCTGTTTGTGTTGTGGTATCTTCGTTTGCAGCAACGGCTTTATCAAAGGCGTCTTGTGCCGTGTTAAGGGTATCATTAGCATACATTTGAGCTCTTTGAGCATCCATGAATGCCATCTCGAAAGCGAATCCATTAGCGATGTTGTTCGCTACGTACACTGCGTTTTGTGCAGCATTCTCTGCATCACTGAGGGTTTGGTTATTATTACTGCTAATCGCAGCTTGAGCCGCTTGAGCTGTAGCGAGTAATGAAGTTGCAGCGTTTGCATAATCGTTTGCCATAGAGAGATCCATGTTGACCATCTCGGTAGACATTTGGGTGTTTTGTACCATGCTTTGAGCATTGGCAAGTGCAGATGCTACGATTGCATCAGTTGCTGCTTCGGTTGCGGTTTGGAGATCAAGCGCTGCGGTAAGTGCTTGTTGTCCTGTTTGTTGTGCATTTATTTGCGCTGCCATAACGCTATCAACAAGTCCATTAGCTGTAGTGACTGCGCTGTGTGCTGCATCAAGAGCGGCTGTTTGTGCTGTGGTATCTTCGTTTGCAGCAACGGCTTTATCAAAGGCGTCTTGTGCCGTGTTAAGGGTATCATTAGCATACATTTGAGCTCTTTGAGCATCCATGAATGCCATATCGAAAGCGAATCCATTAACGATGTTGTTCGCTACGTCCACTGCATTTTGTGCTGCATTCTCTGCATCACTGAGGGTTTGGTTATTATTACTGCTAATAGCTGTTTGAGCCGTTTGAGCTGTAGCGAGTAATGAAGCCGCAAAGTTTGCATAATCGTTTGCCATAGAGAGATCCATGTTGACCATCTCGGTAGACATTTGTGCGTTTTGTACCATGCTTTGAGCATTGGCAAGTGCAGATGCTACGATTGCATCAGTTGCTGCTTCGGTTGCGGTTTGGAGAACTTGTGCGTCACTTAATGCCTGCTGTGCTGCACTTAGTGTTGCTTGTGCATTAGCAAGTGCAGTGTCTGCTGCACTTCTATTGTTACTTACAGGGGTTAAAAGTGCCATTATTGCAGTATTATCTGCATTCGCTTGATTCGCTTGATTTAGTGCGTTATAAACTGCATTTGCCGCTGTTATAGAATTGGCTTGGGCAGTTGTTGCATCGGCTACCAAGGTAGTTGCCGCTGTTACATAGTCGGTCGCTTTTGCCACAGCATCGGCTGCAGTGCTTTCAGCTGTTGTTATGGTTGTATTATCACTATAACTGATTGCACCTTGTGTGCTCATTGCTGCAGTATATGCTATAGATACTTCATTTCCTTGTAAGCTGGCGAGTGTATACTCATCTTGTACACTATTAACGTTATTGATTGACTCGGTTAATGAATCAGCTGCAGCGGTAACGATACCTGCCAAGATCCCAGCCGTATCAATGATCACGCTGTTTCCCGAGACTAATGAGAGATTTCCTGCCGTATCCGCTGTGTAGAGCTTATAGGTACCGTCTATCAATCCTACCAATGACAATGTCGTATCGGTGTTGACTGTAGTGATGGTAACGCTGTTAAAAGTATTATTTCCTGCTGCAGTGATGCTTGCCATATTCGTAACACTTACCGTATCGTTGACGAGATACGCCATACCCACTTCAGTGCTTTGAACAGTGATATTCGCTGTACTCATAAGCGTTGCGGCGGTGAGAGTTGCTGCATCCGGTGCACTGGTGTCGACGATAAGAGTAGTAGGCTTTGCTACAATGGTACCATCAGCATTGAACTTTTGGACAAATATGGAGTTGTCCCCTTGACTATCGGTTCCATAAAACGTCACCACATACTCACCAGTAGTCCCCACCGAAGTGATTTGAGTACCTTGATCAGTACTATATGGCATATTGATTGCTTCGAGCATTACCATAGAGCCTTGTGTGGTTCCATTAGCATTGAACTTTTGGACAAAGATGGAGTAATCTGTTGGTGATGAGCTATCTTGCCCAGTAAATGTCACCATATACTCACCCATAGTCCCGACAGAAGTGATTTGAGGAGCAGAATCACTACCATCCGTTTTAGCGATTGCTTCGAGCTGTACCATAGAGCCTTGTGTGGTTCCATTAGCATTGAACTTTTGGACAAAGATGGAAGTATCCGTTGGTGATGAGCTATCTTGCCCAGTAAATGTCACCACATACTCTCCCGTAGTTCCTACGGCGGTGATTTGAGGAGCAGAATCATTACCATTCATATTAGCGATTGCTTCGAGCTGAACCATAGATCCTTGTGTGGTTCCATTAGCATTGAACTTTTGGACAAAGATGGAAGTATCCGTTGGTGATGAGCTATCTTGCCCAGTAAATGTCACCACATACTCACCCGCAGTTCCCACTGAAGTGATTTGAGTAGCAGTATCAGCATCATTCGTCATATTGATCGCTTCGAGCTGTACCATCAAGCCTTGTGTGGTACCATCAGCATTGAATTTTTGGACAAATATCGAGTTGTCCCCTTGGCTATCTACTCCATAAAACGTCACGACATACTCTCCCGCAGTTCCCACTGAAGTGATTTGAGGAACAGCATCATTAGCATTCGTTTTAGCGATCGCTTCGAGCATTACCATCTTGCCTTGTGTGGTTCCATTGGCATTGAACTTTTGGACAAAGATAGAGTAATCCGCTGGTGATGAGCTTTCATACCCATAAAACGTTACCACATACTCACCCGTAGTTCCCACTGAAGTGATTTGAGGAGCGCTGTCCTGACCGGTCGCATTCCCATTCGCTTCGAGCTTTACCATAGAACCTTGCTTCGTTCCATTGGCATAGAATTTCTGTACATATATAGATTGGTCTGTTTGTGGTAACGTATCTTGCCCAATAAATGTCACCACATACTCACCCGCAGTTCCCACTGAGGTGATTTGAGAAGCAACGTCCAAACCGTTTGTTCTTCCAATCCCTTCGAGAATTACCATAGAGCCTTGCTTCGTTCCATCGGCATTGAATTTTTGGACAAAGATGGAAGCATCCGCTGGTGTTGAGTTATCATAGCCCGTAAACGTAACCACATACTCTCCGTTTGTCCCCACCGAAGTGATTTGAGGAGCAGAATCATTACCCGCCGTATTCAATATCGCTTCGAGCTGCACCATCGCATAGGCTCGATTATCACTTCCCATTTTAGAGATATTGCTATTACCTATGAGATCGTATTGTTTCACTAAAATATTTCGCGTATCGTAAGTTCCATCCGCCAACGTAATCGTATTTGAACTTCCGACATTCCAAGTTGTTCCTCCATCCGTTGAGAACTCCCAGTGATCGGTATCGTTAGCGAGACTAAGGATTATTGTAGGATTTGAGGTGATGGTATCGGTCGAACTGATACCGGTATCACTATTGACAAACCCTGATTGACTGATGAGTGTTGGTGCCGTGGTATCGACACTGATATCATAGGTAGTGGTCGTGGTGTTACCTGCCGCGTCAGTTGATACGGCACTCAAGGTCTCTGAACCTTCTCCCATTGCGGTGATTGCAGCAGCATCAAGAACGTAGCTCCAAGTTGTTGTGGTATCTTGGGTAACGGCATGTCCGTTTAGTGTGGTTGTCGCATCTGCTGCGTTGGTACCTGTGAGGGTCACGGTTGCGGTTTGTTCTGCTGCACTGATGATATTGTCTGTTGCTACCGTATCGATGGTTGGTGCAGTTGGTGCTGTGGTATCGACGGTGAGTGTCGCTACTGTTCCTACCGATGTACCGTTGAGGGTAGCGGTAAATACTTTATCTGCCCCATCACCGGCATTTGCTAATGTTGCTGTCGATACAGCAACTGTAGCGTAACCATTTGTGATATCTGATGCAAGAAGTATATAGGAAACGGTTTGTTCTGTCCCTGAACCGCTTGCTGAGATAGTAAGAACTATTTCTTGATCTACTATTGCCTCTGAAGGAAGTCCAACTGCAACACTGATTCCTCCATCTGAAAGTGAATCAGTAGAATTTATCACACCATCTGCAAGTTCTCCTGTATGGTTTATGACAAGTGCATGGGTAGTATTGTAAAGAGTTGTCGCACTACTTAGTACACTACTTGCGCTAGCAAGTTCTGCATTTGCATTAGTAAAAGCAGTATTGGCTGCTGTTTTTGCTGTGCTGGCATTATCAAGTGCTGTTTGTTCCTTGATAGTATCTTCGTTTGCGGCAACTGCTTTATCGAGTGCGTCTTGTGCAACGATTAGTGCTGTTGTTGCATCGGCTTGTGCTATTGTTGCATCAGCTACTAAAGTCGTTGCTGCTGTTACATAGTCGGTTGCTTTTACTACGGCGGTTGCTGCGGTGCTCTCAGCTGTTGTCAAAGTTGTATTATCACTGTTGCTGATTGCAGCGTATGCTGTGGTAGCAACTGTAAGGGCATCCGTTGCATCACTTTGTTTACTGTCTGCGTTCACTTGCTCATTACTTACGATAGCTTCTGAACTGCTTGCTACTGTTGCCGCTTGGGCTGCGTTATCCAGTGCATCGGCGACGATTGCATCGGTTATACTCTCAGTTTGAGTTTGGAGATCAGTTGCAACACTCAAGAGATTTAGAGCGTCTTTATTGATCGCCATCGCATTTACAGCTGTTGCATCCGCTGCTTGGTAGGTCGACATCGCCTGATTAAGAGCCGCTTTTTCTGCGGTGGTATCTTCGTTTGCGGCAACTGCTTTATCAAGTGCGTTTTGTGCAGCGGTTACAGCCACTTTGGTCATGCTCACGGCATCGCTTGCATCTGTGAGTGCTTGTGCTGTTGCAGCCACATATTTTTGAGCAATATCAACCGCCATTGCCGTTTCACTCTCGGCTTTTGTCAATGTAGTGTTGTCCGTAGTACTGATTGTACTTACTACTGCTGCCGCGTTTGAAATCGCTGATGATGCAACTGATCCGATAGAGGATGCATTTGCTATTTCATTCACGGTCATAGCCGTTTTATTTTGAGCAGATGCTACGTCGTTTTGAGCAACGCTCAATGCATCGGCGACGATTGCATCGGTTATACTCTCAGTTTTAGTTTGGAGATCAGTTGCAACACTCAAGAGATTTAGAGCGTCTTTATTGATCGCCATCGCATTTACAGCTGTTGCATCCGCTGCTTGGTAGGTCGACATCGCCTGATTAAGAGCCGCTTTTTCTGCGGTGGTATCTTCGTTTGCGGCAACTGCTTTATCAAGTGCGTTTTGTGCAGCGGTTACAGCCACTTTGGTCATGCTCACGGCATCGCTTGCATCTGTGAGTGCTTGTGCTGTTGCAGCCACATATTTTTGAGCAATATCAACCGCCATTGCCGTTTCACTCTCGGCTTTTGTCAATGTAGTGTTGTCCGTAGTACTGATTGTACTTACTACTGCTGCCGCGTTTGAAATCGCTGATGATGCAACTGATCCGATAGAGGATGCATTTGCTATTTCATTCACGGTCATAGCCGTTTTATTTTGAGCAGATGCTACATCGTTTTGAGCAACGCTCAATGCATCGGCGACGATTGCATCGGTCATTGCTTCTGTTTGATCTGCAACAGCTTGCGCCATACTTACTGCTTTTGATGCATCCGCCTGTATTGCCAATGCATCAGTATATGCTTTATTGGATACAGGTGAATCTGCTACCGCAAGTGCATCTGCAGCTTTTGTAACTAATGTATCTGCCAGCTTACTGTACTCTATGGCTACAGTATAGGCAGTTTCTCCAGCTTTTTCAGCATTACTAAGAGTTGTATTGTCATTTGCAGTGATTGCATCTTGTGCAGTGATTGCAGATGTAAAAGCAGTCAGAGCATCGTTTCCTTTAGTTATTGTGAGGGTTTGAGTATCACTTACTTTACTA of the Sulfuricurvum sp. genome contains:
- a CDS encoding DUF4347 domain-containing protein, which encodes MPTPLYIIDSKVTDQERIIASLESGARYYVLEADKNGLEQIANILSGYNDVESLHIISHGESGSITLGNVTLNQTNIDGYQEQLQTIGQSLSTKGDILLYGCDVAQGEKGEQFIQTLSTYTNADIAASTDLTGLKGDWNLEATTGTIESNTLSVEHYTSTLLNLTASAGTTNDTLIGSALNDTLTGNSGNNTLNGGKGNDTLNGGAGNDTLLGGAGNDILDGGEGIDNANYGNATIGVHVDLTITTAQDTLGAGVDTLTNIENLTGSAYNDTLIGNSGNNILNGGVGNDTLRGNGGSDHLNGETGDDTFIITRNSDMVNSIINGGAGIDTLKLEGYANLDLTKIGDTRLQNIETIDITANGNNNLKLSTIDIQSMSTLESGYHSITINGNTGDTLTLTDGTWTRTNAPSGYITYTDETTQTKIMVQEGITATLQTISLSDWLNSKVSDTQTLTITKGNDALTAFTSAITAQDAITANDNTTLSNAEKAGETAYTVAIEYSKLADTLVTKAADALAVADSPVSNKAYTDALAIQADASKAVSMAQAVADQTEAMTDAIVADALSVAQNDVASAQNKTAMTVNEIANASSIGSVASSAISNAAAVVSTISTTDNTTLTKAESETAMAVDIAQKYVAATAQALTDASDAVSMTKVAVTAAQNALDKAVAANEDTTAEKAALNQAMSTYQAADATAVNAMAINKDALNLLSVATDLQTKTESITDAIVADALSVAQNDVASAQNKTAMTVNEIANASSIGSVASSAISNAAAVVSTISTTDNTTLTKAESETAMAVDIAQKYVAATAQALTDASDAVSMTKVAVTAAQNALDKAVAANEDTTAEKAALNQAMSTYQAADATAVNAMAINKDALNLLSVATDLQTQTESITDAIVADALDNAAQAATVASSSEAIVSNEQVNADSKQSDATDALTVATTAYAAISNSDNTTLTTAESTAATAVVKATDYVTAATTLVADATIAQADATTALIVAQDALDKAVAANEDTIKEQTALDNASTAKTAANTAFTNANAELASASSVLSSATTLYNTTHALVINHTGELADGVINSTDSLSDGGISVAVGLPSEAIVDQEIVLTISASGSGTEQTVSYILLASDITNGYATVAVSTATLANAGDGADKVFTATLNGTSVGTVATLTVDTTAPTAPTIDTVATDNIISAAEQTATVTLTGTNAADATTTLNGHAVTQDTTTTWSYVLDAAAITAMGEGSETLSAVSTDAAGNTTTTTYDISVDTTAPTLISQSGFVNSDTGISSTDTITSNPTIILSLANDTDHWEFSTDGGTTWNVGSSNTITLADGTYDTRNILVKQYDLIGNSNISKMGSDNRAYAMVQLEAILNTAGNDSAPQITSVGTNGEYVVTFTGYDNSTPADASIFVQKFNADGTKQGSMVILEGIGRTNGLDVASQITSVGTAGEYVVTFIGQDTLPQTDQSIYVQKFYANGTKQGSMVKLEANGNATGQDSAPQITSVGTTGEYVVTFYGYESSSPADYSIFVQKFNANGTTQGKMVMLEAIAKTNANDAVPQITSVGTAGEYVVTFYGVDSQGDNSIFVQKFNADGTTQGLMVQLEAINMTNDADTATQITSVGTAGEYVVTFTGQDSSSPTDTSIFVQKFNANGTTQGSMVQLEAIANMNGNDSAPQITAVGTTGEYVVTFTGQDSSSPTDTSIFVQKFNANGTTQGSMVQLEAIAKTDGSDSAPQITSVGTMGEYMVTFTGQDSSSPTDYSIFVQKFNANGTTQGSMVMLEAINMPYSTDQGTQITSVGTTGEYVVTFYGTDSQGDNSIFVQKFNADGTIVAKPTTLIVDTSAPDAATLTAATLMSTANITVQSTEVGMAYLVNDTVSVTNMASITAAGNNTFNSVTITTVNTDTTLSLVGLIDGTYKLYTADTAGNLSLVSGNSVIIDTAGILAGIVTAAADSLTESINNVNSVQDEYTLASLQGNEVSIAYTAAMSTQGAISYSDNTTITTAESTAADAVAKATDYVTAATTLVADATTAQANSITAANAVYNALNQANQANADNTAIMALLTPVSNNRSAADTALANAQATLSAAQQALSDAQVLQTATEAATDAIVASALANAQSMVQNAQMSTEMVNMDLSMANDYANFAASLLATAQTAQTAISSNNNQTLSDAENAAQNAVDVANNIVNGFAFDMAFMDAQRAQMYANDTLNTAQDAFDKAVAANEDTTAQTAALDAAHSAVTTANGLVDSVMAAQINAQQTGQQALTAALDLQTATEAATDAIVASALANAQSMVQNTQMSTEMVNMDLSMANDYANAATSLLATAQAAQAAISSNNNQTLSDAENAAQNAVYVANNIANGFAFEMAFMDAQRAQMYANDTLNTAQDAFDKAVAANEDTTTQTAALDAAHSAVTTANGLVDSVHVAQINAQQTGQQALTAALDLQTATEAATDAIVASALDNAQNNVHNTQILVEGTNQNYTMTHNHFANNATTALATATTAQNAININNIQTLVDADITAQDAVDAALNYANMISNMMDIQYASMEAQNTLSIVQDAYDKAVAANEDTTMEQTALDVAQATIVTLNGIADSARTDGQQALTDASNLQSHTLSILSGMVDILGTSGNDILTGTSSNDIILGGYGYDVIIGNGGSDVLFSGAYDDTLILNESNITSLSDNNDHHMQINGGTEMDTLVLDASSITLDLTAIDNTKIASIEKISLDYNSNDHNSLILNFSNLLSLNENHTLYITGNANDTVTMTNPAYQIGTENIGGINYFTYDMGDTTAPDLWIQTGIQVLGVIPA
- a CDS encoding RidA family protein, yielding MTIVQTPNAPAAIGPYSQAIIANGMVFTSGQIALTPAGEMLSGDVKVQCAQVMSNLKAVLEASGSSLDKVVKTTIFLDNMDDFVAVNAIYAEAFRDHKPARSTVAAKTLPRNALVEIEAIAMI